TCTGCCCGCTAAGGTAaaactaacgcacgtttaggtgaggcAGACAGGTAGCCacaccgacaacctcttaatcggaaggcaatccCAGCGAAAGCCAGgcgacaaaccaaccaacaagatcagttctgctacACCCGACCagtaaaacgacaacaagatgtcaatagcacaacgttctggatactggtgcccaatccagccaagtgagaataaacgcccaaaactaccaacgacacctcagctgtcgaactacatgccgtgctggacagcatcaacacgacgaggaaaatatatTGTCCAAAACTATGTCAACGACCAGGGCATGTAACCTGAcaccaacggccacaaggcagaagatgccGCTGGTACACTTCATACATAAAGGAACGAatgaaattaagttaaacaccacataGGAAGACGGCTGAAATTCTAgcggacttcaatgcacacacgttgttggttgcgggaatctcccagaaagcgacaaccagaGTCAatcgaagagatgtgatagcagttgaggcttgatagtaggttaagtctgctgtatcggtgggcgacgaacttcgtaaccctcgcaaaaaGCGCCTTCACAACTTCAACtgtgcgtgcacgccgccagcggctccgtccTGACTATgcgccatggagacttcctcgctgctctgccccagcagaccgactgccacacacggcACACTCGGAAAATATATCCGCCATACCAAAggcagtacagcagtactagtatcgatagacgctgttgctgccactcacgaagagaagacagcaacgttatggcagtaaccgaagaagaaataaaacaccaCTGGACTGCaagcaataataaaaaaaacaaggtATGACGCAAGCCACCCACGACTCAATACCTTCCTTGAACTTCAATTCCTATTGAGCAAATTACGATGCCGTCTTCTAATAACGAGCTTTCGACTATCTCAATGACAATGATAACGGCAGTTATCATACGAAGTACCTACGTGTTTACGATGAGTTGTTGGTAATCTGTTAGATTTTAAAAAACCAAAATCAACAAAACTATTAACATAACTCACATGTGAGGTTTTTGGGTATCTCTCAGCCCGGGAATAAATACGAATTTATGAATATGCCATCACAACACTCACCAGTGATCACGTAACCATGCTCTACCGACAGATTTTGTAGCGCACAAAGATGTTTGTGATCTAAACCGACGGAACTTATTCATAGTCaaccaaaaagttttttttttttttattttcgttgatGGACTTACCACACCGTCTATCTTACTTTCTTTTAGAGTCGAACAGTTGCACCGTTATTTGGCCTCCAATCAAGTACCGGCATAcgagatattgtgtgtgtgtgtgtgtgtgtgtgttttcttcataGACCAACGTCAGTGGCCGTGCATAAATTGTTGACACTATTTTTCATAACCTGACAACAATCGAATCCCTTCATCCTCTTTGGATTTCTAAAGGATCTTAAGGTACTGTATATGCTGCCATTTTACTTGTGAATAGTGTCAGTGAGTGCCATTACAGAGGACTGACACTTTCTTGCATATGTGATTGAACcgtggatttattttcaaagaatattcttaagaatttattctgtttactagcgattcatcaagaacattaacacatttaatcacactatgtgagcgtggaagtaggagtaactgatgaaatcataatcaaattactttttattcctaaaagctttgtttaaaaagaaacacatttaaaattataatcagaaagcacactctaaatatcaagttacaatctattcagaggcagaaagacagcaatttttgactgtatgagctttcgggctgagaaccttgccactctCTTTTGACACgcccgtagttacgaccgctcacaaaaaCCGCTGGAAGACTACActtgtgcaaatctgcaacacgccagattactttaaactaaaagttttaacaattcacacaagcacactactattcaccccgtaggagggatggaaatggtacaaaacactaaaattaaaaaattaactttggcaccgaaggtgcaacttgattttaacttctaagaaaattcttacagtgaaagggtggcaactttatatactaaaatgatcatttaaataaaatcccatgaaatgcaatcttatataaaattatacaaggttggccaaacaagttaacatgctctgcagtacacagataccgcctctcaaggtgATAGGCAAGATCAAGACATATTTCAGGaagtaggccgttacactccaagcaataaattcgttaacacaccaaatcctccaaacatgacagaggcagctccgaacgacagacagacagtaactgcctaacaaatgcggacgagtgacagacgagcaagctggggacgagagactgaccccggCTGACTCCAGACTGACCACtggagagctcatagcgccccttaagtgcacgtgaacaggcaaccattcccctttccaccagagggagacaccaaagatgagattgccacagcggcgctacCGCCAGAAACGGACTGTTTcatactacgcgctgcggcgcgctcttcaaaacagcaatttttaccacggctcagggaTGTACTGGCCTTCCCAGACCAGTTCATTGCCTACCAAATGTCTGTGTGAGGTGTTGTTGGATATTTCACAGAAAATAGGCTGGCGTTCCATGATGTTGGAATGGTACCGCCTCTGACAAGACAGGCAAGTTATTTGATAGGAACTAAAGATACCTTAAACCAGTCAACATATGTGATAGTATGTAAGATCCTACAAGTCTATCACCAATAATTAGTGTCCACCCATTTCAGCTCCAACGTTCCAGGTGGAATAAAAAAAGTCCATAATGATACTAAGTACCGCTGTAAAAATGATTTAGTTCGAAACGGAAAACAAACGATGCGACACTGAGTGTCGTATGAAATACGTAATTAGAAGTGTTTGTTTGcacattgcaaaaacaaaactgcaaatgtCTACCGAaagaccagagaaaatgcacctgacgacgcATGGGATGGATGcccggtatatacagggtgtcccaggaatgGTGCGCCAGATTTCAAGGGCTTTTAGACTgtctcttgaggaacaaatcgaggacaggAACCCGAGTCCAGAAACGTCATAGTCGAAGTCATAGCGCCACCCACTTGGACACCCCTCGGCAGCAAACGTGGTTTTACACGATGACGAGCCATAGGCGGAACGTCTCTCAAACCGGCAGTGGTGAACGAGGAGCAAACTGCTGCGTGGAAATGCCCTGTCTCCTACgactgcgatgctctgttgcctcggtggatgacggtcTCAGACAAAGGTTTCCATCTGAAGTTCATTTTTTTCCTCTATACCGAAAGGCATTGGAGACTTTAGGCGGGTCAAGGAGAATAATAAGGTGCTGATGCAAATGTCAGGATGATTGCTTTGCTCAGAACACCGCCTATTCCATTCCCCATGCTGCCTCAGTCTACCGTATATGCTCTGTCTCTGGTGACGCTGTCGTCAGTGACGCAAATAACGCTAATTGTTTCCTtccttgattgcacaattgcgtgaggattctcgtcagcccgcacaagttgattgtaaaaatttacaatttgatcacgttggaatgaagcctcatcctttaagataacatttgcactgaaatcaggattgacacattgttggatgaaccaatcgcagaagcgtacccgtggaggccaatcagctgctgatagtgactgcacacgatgtgcatggtacggaaagaactggttctcccgtagcactctccatacagtgacgtggtcaatgttaccttgtacagcagcaacttctctaacgctgacattagggttatcgtcaactgcacgaagaattgcctcgcccattgcaggtgtcctcgtcgtgctaggtcttccccagtcgcgagtcatgggctggaatgtttcgtgctgcctaagacgccgatcaattgcttcgaacgtcttcctgtcgggacactttcgttctggaaatctgtctcgatacaaacgtaccgcgccacggctattgccccgcgctaatccatacatcaaatgggcatctgccaactccgcatttgtaaacattgcactgactgcagaaccacgttcgtgatgaacattaacctgttgatgctacgtactgatgtagttgatgctagtactgtagagcaatgagtcgcatgttcacacaagcaccgaagtcaacattaccttccttcaattgggccaactggcggtgaatcgaggaagtacagtacatactggcgaaactaaattgagctctaacatggaaattaagcgtttccggacacaagtccacataacgtcttttctttatttgtgtgtgaggaatgtttcctggaaatttggccgtacctttttgtaacaccctgtatactgtcatTTTCGGTTATCTGGCGGCTACCGACATCGCATACCTGAGATGCCACTGGACAATTTGAAGAGGCTGTTATGGATGTTGAGGCTGTCCGGTACGGTTGTAGAAGCTGTGGAAGCCTACGACCTTAGATACACATCTGCTTTTAAATGAATTTATACACTAGTAAATTTCTCGTTGATTACGACAGCTGTCTCTATACTGCAGTTGCTTTCTGTGAATAATTTTTGACAGCTTTAGTCCCTTCAGTAAAGAAAACTAATCACTCCCCTGATTCCTTCCTCGGTGCTCGTAATGAAATGCTCTGAAATCATTACGAATTGAAGTATTGATTAAGCCAACACAGCTACGGTACTAGAACAACAGTCTGGTTAGGGTATGTCATTGTTGGCTACATGGAATCTACCCATAAAGCGGTAAAATATGGCCTGTACTTATTGACTTACTATTAACAGGAAGCAACTTAGGTCGCAAATGTTATGTAAGACAATGAAGCACACATCACTGGATTCCTTGTCTGTCAAACAGGTAGCGCCACTGCATCAGCGACTGCCAGACTGCCTGCTGGCGGCCTGTCAGCCACTCTTCTCGGTGGGGCCCTAGGAGGCGCCTACCTGGCGTCGGTGGTGCCTACTCTAGCCAGGCCACCGGCTACTCTGGCGTCGCCCCCGGTTACACCGGCCTGGGCCGCCTGCGTGCCTCCTCCGACGGGCCCGTCGACGCCTACTACGACCCCAACCTGCAGTACAGCTTCAGCTACAGCGTCAGCGACGCCCTGACCGGCGACGCCAAGCAGCATCAGGACAGCCGTAGTGGCGACGTGGTGGAGGGCAGCTACAGCCTGGTCGAGCCCGACGGCAGCGTCCGCACTGTGGACTACACGGCCGCCCCTGACGTTGGGTTCAATGCAGTCGTCTCCAAGGACGGAGTCCCCGCCGGGCATTCTTCTGTCGGAGCAGCTGTCGCCCCTGCCGCTGCTGCCTCTAGGTCTACTCTTCCAGGTTTGTAATAGCGAAGCTTGCACCAGGATACGCACAgtcttttataatacactactggccattaaaattgctacagcacgaagatgacgtgctacagtcgcgaaatttaaccgacaggaagacgatgctgtgatatgcaaatgattagcctttcagagcattcacacatggttggcgccggtggcgacacctacaagttgctgacatgaagaaagtttccaaccgatgtctcatacacaaacagcagttgaccggcgttgcctggtgaaacgttgttgtgatgcctcgcgtaaggaggagaaatacgtaccatcacgttaccgacttcgataaaggtcggatagtagcctatcgcgattccggtttatcgtatcgcgacattgctgctcgcgttggtcgatatccaatgacagttagcagaatataaaatcggtgggttcaggagggtaatacggaacaccgtgctggatcccaacggcctcgtatcactagcagtcgagatgacaggcaccttatccgcatggctgtaacggatcgtgcagccacgtctcgatccctgagtcaacaaatggggacgtttgcaagacaacaaccatctccacgaacagttcgatgccgtttgcagcagcatggactatcagctcggagaccatggctgtggtttcccttgacgctgcatcacaaacaagagcgcctgcgatggtgtactcagtgacgaacctgggtgcacgatggcaaaaagttattttttcagatcaatccaggttctgtttacagcatcatgatggtcgcatccgtgtttggcgatatcgcggtgaacgcacattggaagcgtgtattcgacatcgccataccggcgtatcacccagcgtgaaggTATGGGTGACATTGATTACAGTCTCGGTCACCTCGtattcgcatagacggcactttgaacagtggacgttacatttcagatgtgttacgacccgtggttctacccttcattcgatccctgcgaaaccctacatttgagcaaaataatgcacgaccgcatgttgcaggtcctgtaccggccttactggatacagaaaatgttcgactgatgccctggccagcacattctccagatcactcaccaattgaaaacgtctggtcaatggtgccgagcaacttgtttgtcacagtacgccagttactactattgatgaactgtggtatcgtgttgaagctgcatgggcagctgtgcctgtacatgccatccaaactctgtttgactcaatgctcaggcgtatcaaggccgttattacggcgagagatgttgtgggtactgatttctcaggatctatgcacccaaattgcgtgaaaatataatcacatgtcagttctagtataatatatttgtccaatgatacccgtttatcatgtgcatttcttcttggtgtagcaattttaatgtccagtagtgtagaaacatGCTCAAACTTAAAATAGAAAAATCTTTTACAGCAGTGTAGTTCAGCTATATACGTTACTACAATGCCATATAACATTATGAATATGGATCTTATGAGGGAGTTTTTGCTAACAATACAAAACGAGAGAAAGCATGAGTCCACCCTATTGTCCAAGCTAAATAGCCTCttgattaaatgaaaaatatgtgcGTGACTCATGGGTTGTTTATACACCTAGCTCACAGTGTTCTAACTTATCAACTGTGATGACTTAGAGGAGACAGTGAGTTAGAGTTCTTCTAGTTGGACGTCCTTAAGAGATTCCATGGTTGGAAGAGAACGACTGCCAGATCTGCTGTCGTATAACATGGCAGTCCTCACagacatacagtgaggtgacaagtcgcgggatacttcctaatatcgtgtcggatctcgttTTCGCCGGCATACTGGAGCATCACGACATGGCATGTACCCAATAATGCAAATCATGTGTACACATCCTGTAATCTGACTCGTTCCATGTCGTTCcgataaaagaatcgtttaaaTGCTCAATGGAACATGTACCTAACTAAATTCCAGTAGTAGTTCAATAGCTGCTCATTTTCATACAAtactggaagtctcctgcagaaaacgtgagccatgctgcctctacagccgtccataactgcgaaaatcgACAGTATTttctacacgaactgacctctcgagccggccggtgtggccgagcggttctaggcgcttcagtctgaaaccgcgcgactgctacgttgcaggttcgaatcctgcctcgggcatggatgtgtctcatgtccttgcgttagtcaggtttaattagttctgagttataggggactgatgagctcagatgttaagtcccatagtgttaagagccatttgaaccagtttttgacctctcgattatgtcccataaatgttcgagggattcatgttgggcggtcTCGgtaaccaaatcattcactcggtttgtccagaatgttcttcaaaagaaTCTTGAACAAttttggcctggtgacatggcgcactgtcatccataaataatccatcgttgtttgggaatatgaagtccattattggctgtaaatggtctccaagtagccgaatgtaaccatttccagtcagtgatcggttcagtaggatcagaggaccgagtccattccatgtaaacacagcccacattattatggagccaccgccagtttgcacaatgccttgttgacaacctgggtccatggcttcgtcacCTTCGAACCTtaacgtcagctcttaccaactgaaatgcgaactcatctgacctggccacggttttacagtcttctagggaacaaccgatatggtcacgcgcCCAGAAGGGGCgtttcaggcgatgtcgtgctgttaccaaaggcacttacGTCAGTCGtccgctaccatagcccattaataccaaatttcgcCGAACTCTCCTACGAAAACGTTCGtgttacgtcccacatttatttttgCGGTTTTTtcaagcaatgttgcttgtctcttTGCATTGACAAATGAGTACAAACGGCGCTGCTCACGGTCATTGACCATGGTAAGagttaatgcatgaaatttggtattctcagccaaCTGTCACACTGTGGacctcgcaatattgaattccgaaatggaatgcgtctagcttcaactaccgttCCACGCTCAgagcctgttaattcctgtcttgcggccataatcacatctgtAATCTTTCCACATGGATTACTtgggtacaaatgacaactccttctatgccctgcccttttataccttgtgtgcgcgctACTACCGTCATTTGTGTACGTACAtatagttatcccatgacttttgtcacctctgaggATCTGCTTCTCCTGCACTCTGTCAAAGCATCATAATATGAAATAGTAGGTAACATTTAGCCACTTTtataacccgccagggtagccgagagcgctaacgccctgcttcctggactcgggtaggagcgccggctcctgatcgaatccgcccagcggattaacgacgagggccagtgtgccggccagcctggatgtggtttttaggcggttttccacatcccgctgggtgaataccgggctggtccccacgttccgcctcagttacacgcgtcgcagacatttgaaacaatttcgcactatttcacg
The Schistocerca gregaria isolate iqSchGreg1 chromosome 1, iqSchGreg1.2, whole genome shotgun sequence genome window above contains:
- the LOC126267906 gene encoding cuticle protein 7-like; translation: MDVEAVRRRLPGVGGAYSSQATGYSGVAPGYTGLGRLRASSDGPVDAYYDPNLQYSFSYSVSDALTGDAKQHQDSRSGDVVEGSYSLVEPDGSVRTVDYTAAPDVGFNAVVSKDGVPAGHSSVGAAVAPAAAASRSTLPGAAGHSLLQAAAAGATEHP